Proteins co-encoded in one Methylobacterium sp. WL1 genomic window:
- the tesB gene encoding acyl-CoA thioesterase II has protein sequence MTDATTDAMTDAVAELIAILDLERLEVDLFRGQNPKTGWRRVFGGQVVAQALVAATRTVPDDRPAHSLHAYFMLPGDPRAPIVYEVERIRDGRSFTTRRVKAIQHGRAIFATTISYQVSEGGFEHQPTMPDVAGPDGLLDGKALAAAGAAGMPEAVAAYFGRERPIELRPVDLDRYIARRKDGSRPEPVFNVWLRAASALPDDPALHRAVLAYASDMTLLDVSLIPHASSVFDPDIQAASLDHALWFHRPVRIDDWLLYAQDSPAAGGARGFARGQIFDRAGKLVASVAQEGLIRPHGG, from the coding sequence ATGACCGACGCCACCACCGACGCGATGACCGACGCGGTCGCCGAGCTCATCGCCATCCTCGACCTCGAACGTCTCGAGGTCGACCTGTTCCGCGGCCAGAACCCGAAGACCGGCTGGCGCCGGGTGTTTGGGGGCCAGGTGGTGGCGCAGGCTCTCGTGGCCGCCACCCGCACGGTGCCGGACGACCGGCCGGCCCATTCGCTCCACGCCTATTTTATGCTGCCGGGCGATCCCCGCGCGCCGATCGTCTACGAGGTCGAGCGCATCCGCGACGGGCGCAGCTTCACCACCCGGCGGGTCAAGGCGATCCAGCACGGGCGGGCGATCTTCGCCACCACGATCTCCTACCAGGTCTCCGAGGGCGGGTTCGAGCACCAGCCGACCATGCCGGACGTGGCCGGGCCGGACGGCCTCCTCGACGGCAAGGCGCTGGCGGCCGCCGGTGCCGCCGGCATGCCGGAGGCTGTCGCCGCCTATTTCGGCCGCGAGCGCCCGATCGAACTGCGCCCGGTCGATCTTGACCGCTACATTGCCCGACGCAAGGATGGGTCGCGCCCCGAGCCGGTCTTCAATGTCTGGTTGCGGGCGGCCTCGGCGCTGCCGGACGACCCGGCCCTGCACCGTGCGGTGCTGGCCTACGCCTCTGACATGACCTTGCTCGACGTGTCTCTTATCCCGCATGCCAGCTCGGTGTTCGACCCCGACATCCAGGCAGCCAGCCTCGACCACGCCTTGTGGTTCCACCGCCCAGTCCGGATCGACGACTGGCTGCTCTATGCTCAGGACAGCCCCGCCGCCGGCGGCGCGCGCGGCTTCGCCCGCGGCCAGATCTTCGACCGCGCCGGCAAACTCGTCGCGTCCGTTGCGCAGGAAGGTCTCATTCGACCCCACGGGGGATGA
- a CDS encoding P-II family nitrogen regulator, with protein MKIVMAIIKPFKLEEVRDALTGIGVHGLTVTEVKGYGRQKGHTEIYRGAEYAVSFLPKLKIEVAVASDLTASVIDAIAAAARTGQIGDGKIFVLPLEKAVRIRTGETDADAL; from the coding sequence ATGAAGATCGTGATGGCCATCATCAAGCCGTTCAAGCTGGAGGAGGTGCGCGACGCGCTCACCGGAATCGGCGTCCACGGCCTGACGGTGACGGAAGTGAAGGGCTACGGCCGCCAGAAGGGCCACACCGAGATCTACCGCGGCGCGGAATACGCGGTGAGCTTCCTGCCCAAGCTCAAGATCGAGGTCGCGGTCGCCTCCGACCTGACCGCCAGCGTCATCGACGCCATCGCGGCGGCGGCCCGCACCGGCCAGATCGGCGACGGCAAGATCTTCGTGCTGCCCCTCGAGAAGGCGGTGCGCATCCGGACCGGCGAGACCGACGCCGACGCGCTCTGA